From Methanobrevibacter sp., the proteins below share one genomic window:
- a CDS encoding tetratricopeptide repeat protein — MDDSDVDFKEKMEFKLIKESDNIYGINVIAVYLDANKIGYVANGDNATCEFTTDANDIEDLPEITYSKYIMNYCDSYHVAKIIKDRYINLRLANRHKRKGEYSKALDCYNDVLELNPDDEYSLERKAELLCSLKRWDEALKCYDMMGDWSGKASVFIEMGNYEDAFNCYDAIDDLYGKAIVLVHMGRYEEALECCGKLVGSLGYVRNLREIGRLLIDLERYDEAIECLDMALSEYPNEHSVLSLKEYALSCLEEEIFGG, encoded by the coding sequence TTGGATGATAGTGATGTTGATTTTAAAGAAAAAATGGAATTTAAGCTAATAAAGGAATCAGATAACATATATGGTATAAATGTCATTGCAGTGTATTTAGACGCTAATAAAATTGGATATGTTGCAAATGGAGATAATGCAACCTGTGAGTTCACAACTGATGCAAATGACATTGAAGACCTTCCTGAAATTACTTATTCAAAATATATAATGAATTACTGTGATAGCTATCATGTTGCCAAGATAATAAAAGATAGATATATTAATCTAAGGCTGGCTAACAGGCATAAAAGGAAAGGAGAATATTCTAAAGCTTTGGACTGTTATAATGATGTACTTGAATTAAATCCTGATGATGAATATTCTTTGGAACGTAAAGCAGAACTTTTATGTTCATTAAAAAGATGGGATGAAGCACTTAAATGTTATGACATGATGGGCGACTGGAGTGGAAAAGCATCTGTTTTTATTGAAATGGGAAACTATGAAGATGCTTTTAACTGTTATGATGCAATAGATGACTTGTACGGTAAAGCAATTGTTTTAGTACATATGGGAAGATATGAAGAAGCACTGGAGTGTTGTGGTAAATTAGTTGGATCTCTAGGTTATGTTAGGAATCTAAGGGAAATAGGAAGATTATTGATTGATTTGGAAAGATATGATGAAGCTATTGAATGTCTTGATATGGCATTATCTGAATATCCTAATGAACATTCAGTTTTATCATTAAAAGAATATGCGCTGTCCTGTTTAGAAGAAGAAATTTTTGGCGGATAA
- a CDS encoding transcriptional regulator → MEDIDCVNRSQYRLKVMKSLDGEVKIPSEIANDTEIFQNHISNTLRQLKEHKLIECINPEVKRGRLY, encoded by the coding sequence GTGGAAGACATTGATTGTGTTAACAGATCCCAATATAGGCTAAAAGTAATGAAATCTTTAGATGGCGAAGTAAAGATTCCATCTGAAATAGCTAATGATACAGAAATATTTCAGAACCATATATCCAATACCCTTAGACAATTAAAGGAACATAAACTTATTGAATGTATTAATCCTGAAGTAAAAAGAGGCAGGTTGTACTGA
- a CDS encoding tetratricopeptide repeat protein, whose protein sequence is MELNRYDESIEYLDKACSIEPNNFRILFTIAEVYYKLKEYDKAMEYVTKAKQLNSTDSRVLLLIEKIEETRKN, encoded by the coding sequence GTGGAATTAAATAGGTATGATGAATCAATTGAATATTTGGATAAAGCTTGTTCCATTGAACCTAATAATTTTCGGATATTGTTCACTATCGCTGAAGTATATTATAAATTAAAAGAATATGACAAAGCCATGGAATATGTTACAAAAGCAAAGCAACTAAATTCAACAGATTCTAGGGTGTTATTGTTAATTGAAAAAATTGAAGAAACACGAAAGAATTAA
- a CDS encoding sensor histidine kinase — MEKSLENQKILIKEVHHRVKNNLQLIRSFISLEKRFHPGDYETILNVTEKRINSLSSIHTRIYNQDDMNYILMHPFLNELDDALMEFSPYTDINFNSDVPEYLAFAIDTVTPLTFNY; from the coding sequence TTGGAAAAATCTTTGGAAAATCAAAAGATATTAATTAAAGAGGTTCATCATCGTGTTAAGAACAACCTTCAGCTTATCAGAAGTTTCATCAGTCTAGAAAAAAGATTCCATCCGGGGGATTATGAGACAATTCTCAATGTTACTGAAAAGCGTATTAATTCATTGTCTTCAATCCATACCAGAATTTACAATCAGGATGATATGAATTATATTTTGATGCATCCATTTTTAAATGAATTGGATGATGCTTTGATGGAATTTTCACCATATACTGATATTAATTTCAATAGTGATGTTCCGGAGTATTTAGCATTCGCAATTGATACAGTTACTCCATTAACATTTAATTATTAA
- a CDS encoding helix-turn-helix transcriptional regulator — protein sequence MNANAQLMNFPIDNVIQLIRKKWVVQIINDLFFGKTRFHEFKENKPKLSNRVLSSCLKDMEDNGLIKRIADKYDKKNVRYYLTEKGQSLNKIIYEMAIFSVDTENYTDKTKTELKSVFKEKLL from the coding sequence ATGAATGCAAATGCTCAACTAATGAATTTTCCAATTGATAATGTTATACAATTAATTAGGAAAAAATGGGTTGTTCAAATCATAAACGATTTGTTCTTTGGTAAAACTCGTTTCCATGAATTTAAAGAAAATAAACCTAAATTATCCAACAGAGTCTTAAGCAGTTGTCTTAAAGACATGGAAGATAATGGTTTAATTAAACGTATTGCAGACAAATACGACAAAAAGAATGTCAGGTATTATCTAACAGAAAAAGGTCAATCATTAAATAAGATTATTTATGAAATGGCAATTTTCAGTGTAGATACAGAAAATTACACGGACAAAACAAAAACTGAACTCAAATCGGTTTTCAAGGAAAAATTATTATAA
- the serS gene encoding serine--tRNA ligase, with the protein MLDIKLFRENPEIIIDSEKKRFRDTVNVEKVIEYDNLWREGERKLNALRAEKNKLSKSFKKAKEEGNFEEVIAKSKQVANDIKELTAKNAEYLKLRDDYRYKVGNLIDDDVPISDTEDDNVVVRTYGEIPEHDFELLNHVDLIKKIDGADLETAAAISGARFYYLKRDILHLNLALIQFALAELEAEGYIPMQTPFFVKGEVAAETSELGEFEETLYKVENEDMYLIATAEQTLAALHRNEIIAPEDLPLRYCALSTCFRKEAGSHGKDTLGIFRVHQFEKIEQFIYSTPEDSRNQHDHLMEVTERIYQKLGIPYQVIAIVSSALNDNAAIKYDLEAWFPGSKAFRELVSCTNCKDYQARKTKTRYGRAGSGDAQVLHTLNSTAIATERTMCCILENYQQADGSVKVPEVLVPYMNGKTVIEAKN; encoded by the coding sequence GTGTTAGATATAAAATTATTCAGAGAAAATCCAGAAATAATTATAGACTCTGAAAAGAAGAGATTTAGAGACACAGTAAATGTCGAAAAAGTAATTGAATACGATAATTTATGGAGAGAAGGAGAAAGAAAACTCAATGCTCTTAGAGCTGAAAAAAATAAATTATCCAAATCATTTAAAAAAGCAAAAGAAGAAGGTAACTTTGAAGAGGTAATTGCTAAATCCAAACAGGTAGCTAATGATATCAAAGAGTTAACTGCAAAAAATGCAGAATACCTTAAACTCAGAGATGACTATAGATACAAAGTAGGAAACCTCATTGATGATGATGTACCAATTTCTGATACTGAGGATGACAATGTGGTAGTGAGAACCTACGGTGAAATCCCAGAACATGATTTCGAACTCTTAAATCACGTGGATTTAATTAAGAAAATTGATGGTGCAGATCTTGAAACTGCAGCAGCTATTTCAGGAGCACGTTTCTACTACTTGAAAAGAGATATCTTGCACTTAAACTTGGCATTAATTCAATTTGCATTAGCAGAACTAGAAGCTGAAGGTTATATACCAATGCAAACTCCATTCTTTGTAAAAGGGGAAGTTGCAGCAGAAACCTCAGAACTTGGTGAATTTGAAGAAACTTTATACAAAGTTGAAAACGAAGACATGTACTTAATTGCAACTGCTGAACAAACATTAGCAGCACTTCACAGAAATGAAATCATTGCACCTGAAGACTTGCCATTAAGATACTGTGCACTTTCAACATGTTTTAGAAAAGAAGCAGGATCTCACGGAAAAGATACTTTAGGAATATTTAGAGTTCACCAATTTGAAAAAATCGAACAGTTCATTTATTCCACACCTGAAGATTCAAGAAACCAACATGATCACTTAATGGAAGTAACCGAAAGAATCTATCAAAAATTAGGTATTCCATACCAAGTAATAGCTATTGTATCTTCTGCATTGAACGATAATGCTGCTATCAAATACGATTTGGAAGCATGGTTCCCAGGTTCCAAAGCATTCAGGGAATTAGTATCCTGTACTAACTGTAAAGACTACCAAGCACGTAAAACAAAAACACGTTATGGAAGAGCAGGTTCTGGAGATGCTCAAGTTTTACACACTTTAAACAGTACAGCTATTGCAACAGAAAGAACAATGTGTTGTATTTTAGAAAACTACCAACAAGCTGACGGTAGTGTTAAAGTTCCTGAAGTGTTAGTCCCTTACATGAATGGAAAAACTGTTATTGAAGCTAAAAACTAG
- a CDS encoding EFR1 family ferrodoxin (N-terminal region resembles flavodoxins. C-terminal ferrodoxin region binds two 4Fe-4S clusters.), with protein sequence MIFYFSATGNSLYAAKTIAQNLGEDIINIATIMNDSDADCTFSLKNDEVIGFIFPLFAWSAPQMVFEFIEQVKFTNYNNNYTFTIATFGQNIGRFDNFIKEALNDKNMNLNSAFSLNMPNNYIMVWDEAKQIDCLKKAEERIGNICEILNERKDIFDIETIINGSKASKGTGAEAAANMNEWFNNRLHDPSQFYVTDDCVGCKLCIEVCNGQTLTYPDKKPVWGDNCYKCLACLHACPNRAIQFGKFTESNGRYKNPNIDIDELKIFK encoded by the coding sequence ATGATATTTTATTTTTCTGCAACCGGAAACTCACTTTATGCTGCAAAGACTATTGCTCAAAACCTTGGTGAGGACATTATTAACATTGCAACAATAATGAATGATTCTGATGCTGATTGTACATTCAGCTTAAAAAATGATGAGGTAATTGGTTTTATTTTCCCATTATTTGCATGGTCTGCACCTCAAATGGTGTTTGAGTTCATTGAACAGGTTAAATTTACTAACTATAATAACAATTATACATTCACAATAGCTACCTTTGGACAAAACATTGGTCGTTTTGATAATTTCATTAAAGAAGCATTAAATGATAAAAATATGAATCTAAACAGTGCTTTTTCACTTAACATGCCAAATAATTATATTATGGTTTGGGATGAAGCAAAACAGATTGATTGTCTAAAAAAAGCTGAAGAAAGAATTGGTAATATTTGTGAAATTCTAAACGAAAGAAAAGATATATTTGATATTGAAACTATAATCAACGGTTCCAAAGCATCTAAAGGAACTGGTGCTGAAGCTGCAGCGAACATGAACGAATGGTTCAACAATAGACTTCACGATCCATCTCAATTCTATGTTACTGATGATTGTGTTGGATGTAAATTATGTATTGAAGTCTGCAATGGTCAGACATTGACTTATCCTGATAAGAAGCCTGTTTGGGGAGATAACTGTTATAAATGTTTAGCATGTCTTCATGCATGTCCGAACAGAGCTATTCAGTTTGGTAAATTTACGGAATCCAATGGAAGATATAAAAATCCAAATATTGATATTGATGAATTGAAGATATTTAAATAA
- a CDS encoding flavodoxin family protein, which produces MKTIVINASPRKKWNTAEIMQSAQKGAESVGAETEYFNLYDLVFTGCRSCLACKLKEKTKGKCYWRDDLTDVIEKILDADALLIGSPIYFGQPTSEFRALVERLIFCIMSYDDGSSYYTSKVNVGIFYTMNAPLDFYEQAMKESLSSTEFLFSFLNGEIVTYPVCDTIQVSDYSKFNMAGFSQEAKEKQWILQFPKDLEKAFEIGANLSKK; this is translated from the coding sequence ATGAAAACAATTGTAATTAATGCAAGTCCAAGAAAAAAATGGAACACAGCAGAGATTATGCAATCTGCTCAAAAGGGAGCAGAATCTGTTGGAGCTGAAACTGAATATTTCAATTTATATGATTTGGTTTTCACAGGTTGCAGAAGCTGTCTTGCCTGTAAACTCAAAGAAAAAACAAAAGGTAAATGCTATTGGAGAGATGACTTAACTGATGTTATTGAAAAGATTTTGGATGCAGATGCACTTCTTATAGGTTCACCAATTTACTTTGGACAGCCTACAAGTGAATTCAGAGCATTGGTTGAAAGATTAATCTTCTGCATAATGTCTTATGATGATGGATCAAGCTATTACACCAGCAAAGTAAATGTTGGAATTTTCTATACTATGAATGCACCTTTGGACTTTTATGAGCAAGCTATGAAAGAAAGTTTATCCAGTACTGAATTTTTATTCTCATTTTTAAATGGTGAAATTGTTACTTATCCTGTCTGTGATACAATTCAGGTAAGTGATTACTCTAAATTTAATATGGCTGGTTTTTCACAGGAAGCAAAAGAAAAGCAGTGGATTTTACAATTCCCAAAAGATTTGGAAAAAGCTTTTGAGATTGGTGCTAATTTAAGTAAAAAGTGA
- a CDS encoding flavodoxin family protein — protein sequence MKTIVINAGPKRKGLNAQIAKSVVDGAESAGSEVEYVDLYKFDLHGCMSCLICKKKDPCKCYWRDEVSPLIDRILDADSLIIVAPIFFTEPTSHYRALIERLIFCIVSYDVGNAFKGKINVGLIYTVNYSKDYFEESVRPHLKQSEELFKMLNGKFEIHTFENISQNAYSKDDDISLKSKEEQFLHDLDESFVIGARLSN from the coding sequence TTGAAAACTATTGTAATTAATGCTGGTCCTAAAAGAAAAGGATTGAATGCCCAAATTGCTAAATCTGTAGTTGATGGTGCTGAATCTGCAGGTAGTGAAGTCGAATATGTTGATTTATATAAATTTGATTTACATGGGTGCATGAGCTGTTTAATCTGTAAAAAGAAGGACCCTTGTAAATGTTACTGGAGGGATGAGGTTTCACCATTAATTGATAGAATTTTGGATGCTGATTCTTTAATCATTGTTGCACCTATCTTTTTTACAGAACCGACAAGTCATTACAGGGCTTTGATTGAAAGATTAATATTTTGTATTGTTTCATATGATGTTGGAAATGCATTTAAAGGTAAAATTAATGTTGGACTTATTTATACAGTTAATTACTCTAAAGATTACTTTGAAGAGTCAGTTAGACCACACCTGAAACAGTCTGAAGAATTATTTAAAATGCTAAATGGTAAATTTGAAATTCATACTTTTGAGAATATTTCACAGAATGCTTATTCTAAAGATGATGATATTTCATTAAAATCAAAAGAAGAGCAATTTTTGCATGATTTGGATGAATCTTTTGTAATTGGTGCTAGATTAAGTAATTAA
- a CDS encoding DUF308 domain-containing protein: protein MESEKLAGIFSIVLGLIFILFPMFSSTLVSVIVGLSLLFFGITMTFFGFNMRNSISKLPLITIIIGIITIILGFAFIFYLDAISFLVGFQFYIVGFIMIVFGITGLISKVNRISSFTSILVLLMGIVSIALAVFALNQPIYIAIIIGIVLIIEGASFLLSD from the coding sequence ATGGAAAGTGAAAAGTTAGCAGGTATTTTCAGTATCGTTCTTGGTTTGATATTCATTTTATTCCCAATGTTTTCATCAACTTTAGTTTCAGTGATTGTTGGGTTAAGCTTACTATTCTTTGGAATTACCATGACATTCTTCGGATTTAACATGAGAAATTCCATAAGCAAATTACCATTGATTACAATAATCATAGGAATTATAACAATAATACTTGGATTTGCATTCATATTCTATCTTGATGCAATTTCATTCTTAGTCGGATTCCAATTCTATATTGTCGGATTCATCATGATTGTATTTGGAATAACTGGATTGATATCAAAAGTAAACAGAATATCTTCTTTTACATCAATACTTGTTTTATTAATGGGTATTGTTTCAATCGCACTTGCTGTATTTGCACTTAACCAACCAATATACATAGCAATCATCATTGGTATTGTTTTAATTATTGAAGGAGCATCTTTCCTTTTAAGTGATTAA
- a CDS encoding nitroreductase family protein, translating to MSDFEEIINTRRSIRQYQDKDVDDDLILKILKAGMQAPGSRLGAEPWEFVVVKNKQTLAKLGEIKPRVTGAPVAIVLVANIERAFYKTVWQQDMGAAAENMLLEAVNLGLGGLWNGVAPDEERMGQIGRIIGIDEISNLKPYCIITVGYPADGLENKFMDKFDESRIHYEKY from the coding sequence ATGTCTGATTTTGAAGAAATAATAAACACAAGAAGAAGTATTCGTCAATATCAAGATAAAGATGTTGATGATGATTTAATTTTAAAAATTCTCAAAGCAGGAATGCAGGCTCCTGGATCAAGATTGGGTGCTGAACCATGGGAATTTGTTGTAGTAAAAAACAAACAAACATTAGCAAAGCTTGGTGAAATAAAACCACGTGTAACTGGTGCGCCAGTTGCGATTGTTCTTGTTGCAAACATAGAAAGAGCTTTTTACAAGACTGTATGGCAACAGGATATGGGTGCTGCTGCTGAAAATATGTTGCTTGAAGCAGTCAATCTTGGATTGGGTGGTCTTTGGAATGGTGTTGCACCTGACGAAGAGAGAATGGGTCAAATTGGTAGGATAATTGGAATTGATGAGATTAGTAATCTAAAACCGTATTGTATAATTACAGTGGGTTATCCTGCAGATGGTTTGGAAAATAAGTTTATGGATAAATTTGATGAAAGTAGGATTCACTATGAAAAATATTAA
- a CDS encoding pyridoxal phosphate-dependent aminotransferase has translation MKNIKYDFKSVIDRHNTNSLKWDYFDDDIPMWVADMDFKVAPAITESILKRANHPVYGYTVVSDELYDSYINWWNRRYDFKMSREDMLYSIGVMPSISSMIRCLTDIGDEILIQSPVYHVFYYVVEDNNRKVVENELIYENGEYNIDFDDLDEKLSKVKMMILCNPHNPIGKIWSKEELSKIGELCCKHDVILISDEIHCDLTDPDVYYNPFEVSSDYEKAITCLSPSKSFNIAGFQSSIVHTKNSELLEIIKTQLHVDNSDSTNVFATTAVIAAYNESEEWLNQLKDEIFENKQIVKKYLKEELPIIKLVECNSTYLLWLDCSALNVPSKVLSGFLRENQGLFLSAGIDFGKSGDNFLRMNIACPQKLLKEGLGRLKAGITALTIIK, from the coding sequence ATGAAAAATATTAAATACGATTTTAAAAGTGTCATTGACAGACACAATACAAATTCCCTGAAATGGGATTATTTTGATGATGATATTCCAATGTGGGTAGCAGACATGGACTTTAAGGTAGCTCCTGCAATCACGGAATCTATTTTAAAAAGAGCTAATCATCCTGTTTATGGTTATACAGTTGTATCTGATGAATTATATGACTCATATATCAACTGGTGGAATAGAAGATATGACTTTAAAATGTCTCGTGAAGACATGTTATACTCAATAGGGGTAATGCCTTCAATTTCTTCCATGATTAGATGCTTGACAGATATTGGTGATGAAATATTGATTCAATCTCCAGTTTATCACGTGTTTTACTATGTGGTTGAGGATAATAACCGTAAAGTTGTAGAAAATGAATTGATTTATGAAAATGGTGAGTATAACATTGATTTTGATGATCTGGATGAAAAATTGTCAAAAGTAAAAATGATGATTCTCTGCAATCCTCACAATCCAATAGGTAAAATTTGGTCAAAAGAAGAATTGTCTAAAATCGGTGAACTATGCTGTAAACATGATGTTATTCTAATATCTGATGAAATTCACTGTGATTTAACTGATCCTGATGTTTATTACAATCCTTTTGAGGTTTCATCTGACTATGAAAAAGCAATAACCTGTTTATCTCCTTCAAAATCATTTAATATTGCTGGTTTTCAAAGTTCCATTGTTCATACAAAAAATAGTGAACTGTTAGAAATAATTAAAACACAATTGCATGTTGATAACTCAGATTCTACTAATGTATTTGCAACAACTGCAGTAATTGCAGCATATAATGAGTCTGAAGAATGGTTAAATCAGCTTAAAGATGAAATATTTGAAAATAAACAGATTGTTAAAAAATATTTAAAAGAAGAACTGCCAATTATAAAATTGGTTGAATGTAACTCAACATATTTATTATGGCTTGACTGCTCTGCGTTGAATGTTCCATCAAAAGTATTGTCTGGATTTTTAAGAGAAAATCAGGGACTGTTTTTATCAGCAGGAATTGATTTTGGAAAATCTGGTGATAACTTCTTGAGAATGAATATTGCATGCCCTCAAAAGTTATTAAAAGAAGGTTTGGGTAGGTTAAAAGCAGGAATAACTGCTTTAACTATTATAAAGTAA
- the nudC gene encoding NAD(+) diphosphatase produces the protein MKNILIYMIEKSLYENYQIDFDETITPSNDDYLFIFNEKRELFLDNDKKLPKSLDNFDVNFCFYIGIYKTKKAFVVNVNSNESFYELRDVYELNHDLYHIAGKAVLVNDWYISHQFCGKCGTKTQFDEKDMMLKCPECGQVHYPRIAPAIIVAIRNGEELLMAKHSYHETIRYALIAGFVEPGETIEEAVHREVSEEVGINIKNLEYKKSQSWPFPNSLMLGFAAEYDSGDIKVDGDEILKAKWFKKEEIIRYGSDISISDWLIQDFINNY, from the coding sequence TTGAAAAACATATTAATCTACATGATTGAAAAGTCCCTCTATGAAAATTACCAAATTGATTTTGATGAAACAATTACACCCTCAAATGATGATTATTTATTTATTTTTAATGAAAAAAGAGAATTATTTTTAGATAATGATAAAAAATTACCTAAATCTTTAGACAATTTTGATGTGAATTTCTGTTTCTATATAGGAATATATAAAACCAAAAAGGCATTTGTTGTCAATGTGAATAGTAATGAATCATTTTATGAATTAAGAGATGTTTATGAACTTAATCATGATCTTTACCACATTGCAGGAAAGGCTGTTTTAGTTAATGACTGGTATATCTCCCACCAATTTTGTGGAAAATGTGGTACAAAGACTCAATTTGATGAAAAAGACATGATGTTAAAATGTCCTGAATGTGGTCAAGTGCATTATCCTCGTATCGCTCCTGCAATTATTGTGGCAATTCGAAATGGTGAAGAATTACTCATGGCAAAACATAGTTACCATGAGACAATAAGATATGCACTAATCGCAGGATTTGTTGAACCTGGCGAAACAATTGAAGAAGCAGTTCACAGAGAAGTTTCAGAAGAAGTTGGAATCAATATTAAAAATCTAGAATACAAAAAAAGCCAATCTTGGCCATTTCCAAATTCATTAATGCTCGGATTTGCTGCAGAATATGATTCCGGAGACATTAAAGTTGATGGTGATGAAATTCTAAAAGCAAAATGGTTTAAAAAAGAAGAAATTATAAGATATGGATCAGATATAAGCATATCTGATTGGTTAATACAGGATTTTATCAATAACTACTAA
- a CDS encoding ferritin: MVSENMEKALNAQLNAEVYSGYLYLSMAAYFEDEDLAGFANWMRVQANEELEHGMKFYDYIIRRGASVTLTAIEAPQTEWDSPLAAFEHVLEHEKMVTGLINDLVNIAIEEKDHATNNFLQWFVEEQVEEEENAMELLAKAKLADGDNRLIYELNKELATRVPSQSQD; the protein is encoded by the coding sequence ATGGTATCTGAAAATATGGAAAAAGCATTAAACGCACAATTAAACGCTGAAGTTTACTCAGGATATTTATACTTATCTATGGCAGCTTACTTTGAAGATGAAGACTTAGCTGGATTTGCTAACTGGATGAGAGTACAAGCAAATGAAGAATTAGAACATGGAATGAAATTCTATGATTACATCATCAGAAGAGGAGCATCCGTTACTTTAACTGCAATTGAAGCACCACAAACTGAATGGGACAGCCCACTTGCAGCATTTGAACATGTTTTAGAACATGAAAAAATGGTAACTGGCCTTATTAATGATTTAGTAAACATTGCAATTGAAGAAAAAGATCACGCAACCAACAACTTCTTACAATGGTTTGTTGAAGAACAAGTCGAAGAAGAAGAAAACGCAATGGAATTACTCGCAAAAGCTAAATTAGCTGACGGCGATAACAGATTAATATACGAGTTAAACAAAGAATTAGCAACTCGTGTACCTTCCCAATCTCAAGACTAG
- a CDS encoding adhesin, translating to MNYPDGPTSEAQIDSTDYDSVLLGENELGSVYVHGPFGNVESDVKIAYLIGMHPLESKSHRALFEKLIARNDLNYCYYLYNINVLDKTSDSEGRDEGQFLAQEFVQKDIISKNYDLFLDIHSNRGPDGPGDYIITNFLFAPGFDDESIEFMEKILAEIEEIVYYAPEFRSSPAFITEPTAKAGIPTLVYECYSSEPFDFTLKLAEKLISVVDNLF from the coding sequence ATGAATTATCCTGATGGTCCAACTAGCGAAGCTCAAATTGATTCAACTGATTATGACTCTGTACTGCTCGGTGAAAATGAATTAGGTAGTGTGTATGTTCATGGTCCTTTTGGAAACGTTGAATCAGATGTTAAAATAGCATATTTGATAGGAATGCATCCACTTGAAAGCAAGTCTCACAGAGCCTTGTTTGAAAAATTAATTGCTAGAAATGATTTAAATTATTGCTATTATTTGTATAATATAAATGTTTTAGATAAGACCAGTGATTCTGAAGGAAGGGATGAAGGCCAATTTTTGGCTCAGGAATTTGTTCAAAAAGACATCATTTCTAAAAATTATGATTTATTTTTAGATATTCACTCAAACAGAGGTCCTGATGGTCCTGGAGATTATATAATAACTAATTTTCTATTTGCTCCGGGATTTGATGATGAATCTATTGAGTTTATGGAAAAAATTCTTGCAGAAATTGAGGAAATTGTATATTATGCACCTGAATTCAGGTCAAGTCCTGCTTTTATTACAGAACCAACTGCAAAAGCCGGAATTCCAACACTGGTTTATGAATGTTATTCATCTGAACCATTTGATTTCACATTAAAATTAGCAGAAAAATTAATTTCTGTTGTTGATAATTTATTTTAA